A window of Sulfurimonas gotlandica GD1 contains these coding sequences:
- a CDS encoding class I SAM-dependent methyltransferase has protein sequence MKTTEFYNTKSTELIDRYDKADMSLLHNLFIKYIPLNSSVIDIGFGSGRDLQFLYDNGYDVWGIDPSSEFIKNAKNRFSDKKDHFFKTSVPFQKELLELNEKFEAVISIAVWMHFKQSKYEEVVANIVQLTKPDSSIIISYSDGKRLNDERYFEDVNLVYLIELFNSRGFTLVETIKHEDSLNRKNISWKTVIFKND, from the coding sequence ATGAAAACAACAGAGTTTTATAACACTAAATCAACAGAGCTAATAGATAGATACGATAAAGCTGATATGTCACTACTACATAATTTATTTATAAAATATATACCATTGAATAGTAGTGTTATTGATATTGGATTTGGATCAGGCCGTGACTTACAATTCCTATATGATAATGGATATGATGTGTGGGGCATAGATCCATCTAGTGAATTTATCAAGAATGCCAAAAATAGGTTTAGTGATAAAAAAGACCATTTTTTTAAAACATCTGTGCCGTTTCAAAAAGAACTATTAGAGCTAAATGAAAAGTTTGAAGCAGTTATTTCTATAGCTGTTTGGATGCATTTTAAGCAGAGTAAATATGAAGAAGTAGTAGCAAATATAGTGCAATTAACAAAGCCAGACTCTAGTATAATAATTAGTTATTCAGATGGAAAAAGGCTGAATGATGAACGTTACTTTGAAGATGTCAATTTAGTTTATTTAATAGAACTTTTCAACTCTAGAGGTTTCACATTAGTCGAAACTATTAAACATGAAGATAGTTTAAATCGTAAAAATATATCTTGGAAAACGGTGATTTTTAAAAATGATTGA
- a CDS encoding HNH endonuclease domain-containing protein, which translates to MIDVEALKQISYIIENDSTSSTYKYVLLKSVINASQKYEHLIEVKDNRASIPIGLIVEQWILDYMPFVFKNISQQNSGTVLDKPIIANYNKIFYLLNLDRYVEWEYAYMQFIKSYKSSNLSLELSNEFFKLARKMAKKIVSMPMRYIGRSEYEFFTPDKESFADIKLENGMMYDSSFLVREFGSFSISEQHYNIFRYLGQTLYGTSTILSKWKQKTLALNVDQSYAKDMIDKLSSDTLEVRNTSAIRNILNEENECVWSGKELSGTNYDVDHVLPFSVWFNNDLWNMLPTDRDLNQRRKKNKIPSPTLIENRSDVIKRYWHDYFKEFPLLFKSQVEVSLTGTNVRIDEFMDVALDSLCRKSHYLINDRGHTPFYA; encoded by the coding sequence ATGATTGATGTCGAAGCTCTAAAACAAATAAGTTACATTATAGAAAATGATTCTACCTCAAGTACATACAAATATGTTTTACTTAAAAGTGTTATTAACGCGTCTCAAAAGTATGAGCATTTAATAGAAGTAAAAGATAATAGAGCCAGTATACCTATAGGACTAATTGTAGAGCAATGGATTTTAGATTATATGCCATTTGTATTTAAAAATATTTCTCAACAAAACAGTGGTACAGTATTAGATAAGCCAATAATTGCTAATTACAACAAAATATTTTATTTATTAAATCTTGATAGATATGTTGAATGGGAATATGCATATATGCAGTTTATAAAGTCATATAAGAGTTCAAACTTATCATTAGAGTTATCAAATGAATTTTTTAAGCTTGCAAGGAAAATGGCAAAAAAAATCGTCAGTATGCCGATGCGATATATTGGTAGGTCAGAGTATGAGTTTTTTACTCCAGATAAAGAAAGCTTTGCTGATATAAAACTTGAAAATGGGATGATGTATGATTCTAGTTTTCTTGTAAGAGAATTTGGCTCCTTCTCCATCTCAGAACAACACTATAATATCTTCCGTTATTTAGGTCAAACCTTATATGGTACTTCGACTATATTGTCAAAATGGAAACAGAAAACTTTAGCGCTGAACGTTGATCAATCATATGCAAAAGACATGATAGACAAACTTTCTAGTGATACATTAGAAGTTAGGAATACATCAGCAATTAGAAATATATTAAATGAAGAGAACGAATGTGTTTGGTCTGGTAAAGAGCTGAGTGGAACGAACTATGATGTTGATCATGTATTGCCTTTTTCTGTATGGTTTAATAATGATTTGTGGAACATGCTACCTACTGATCGTGATTTAAACCAGAGAAGGAAAAAGAATAAGATTCCATCTCCTACATTAATTGAAAATAGGTCTGATGTTATTAAGCGATACTGGCATGATTATTTTAAAGAATTCCCACTATTATTTAAGTCTCAAGTAGAAGTTTCTTTGACAGGAACTAACGTTAGAATAGATGAATTCATGGATGTAGCACTAGACTCATTATGTAGAAAAAGCCATTATCTAATTAATGATAGAGGGCATACACCTTTTTACGCTTGA
- a CDS encoding pilus assembly FimT family protein has product MKKAFTMLELVFVLVVIGILAAVMLPDMKSSKVAESAVQLQSHIRYAQHLAMVDDKFDAGNNVWFKDRWQIDFTGNTYSIGSDDGATFAVDSLNRDQNLSAINLNDDYGVTLNFGAGCGGANAEISFDHMGRPMIGDTNAWTQSYTAGSLMVADCLITISMTGETSVVLTIRPETGYVSGI; this is encoded by the coding sequence ATGAAAAAAGCTTTCACAATGTTAGAACTAGTATTTGTACTAGTTGTCATAGGAATATTGGCTGCGGTAATGCTTCCTGATATGAAGAGTAGCAAAGTAGCAGAATCCGCTGTACAACTACAATCACATATTAGATATGCACAACACTTAGCAATGGTAGATGATAAATTTGACGCAGGTAATAATGTATGGTTTAAAGATAGATGGCAGATTGACTTTACAGGTAATACGTACTCTATAGGAAGTGATGACGGAGCTACGTTTGCTGTAGACTCACTAAATAGAGATCAGAACCTATCTGCCATCAACTTAAATGATGACTATGGTGTAACACTTAATTTTGGTGCAGGTTGTGGTGGAGCTAATGCTGAGATCAGTTTTGACCATATGGGAAGACCGATGATTGGAGACACTAATGCTTGGACACAATCTTATACAGCAGGCTCTTTAATGGTAGCAGACTGTTTAATCACAATTTCTATGACTGGAGAAACAAGCGTAGTATTAACAATTAGACCAGAGACAGGATATGTTTCGGGGATATAA
- a CDS encoding TerB family tellurite resistance protein → MYKEIKEATTIADKSAVVAESVAVAGVKSMEREGNNYKELIKYIRSIPGDIVKKTVYIGPNFIKFIFAALNSKSTDTKTKLLFTGIIVSLSTLLGLMVWDISLITMLFAIGAFAGPATIIGGVMFGSLIVLIKSALTAFIVLVSMKLSNMMYEDTEIEAIAIEAFGKEDGKSFVQTFNQLTAWDNGNIDKFLDLAMKYFNKLGEKFENKDLTNIEEKISKLTIKQNLKSKQKTKVKSSLLNQLKSLTRGEELDENMIVSVITLLYHAVSIDGEVSNAELDILVNFIKNEYLLDDEDVQNLFKQINKEEDFDVLLNELQGLLSKNQIEDVVKIIEKIISADDVITNEEQLLLDAVKKQLL, encoded by the coding sequence ATGTATAAAGAAATAAAAGAAGCTACCACCATAGCTGACAAATCAGCGGTAGTAGCTGAAAGTGTTGCAGTAGCAGGTGTAAAAAGTATGGAAAGAGAAGGTAATAACTATAAAGAACTTATCAAGTATATTAGGAGTATACCGGGAGATATAGTTAAAAAAACAGTTTATATAGGACCAAATTTCATTAAATTCATTTTCGCGGCTTTAAATTCTAAAAGTACTGATACTAAGACAAAATTATTATTCACAGGAATTATAGTTTCGCTTTCCACACTCCTAGGACTTATGGTATGGGATATATCTTTAATTACAATGTTATTTGCCATAGGAGCTTTTGCTGGACCAGCTACAATAATAGGTGGTGTAATGTTTGGATCATTAATAGTGCTAATTAAATCGGCTCTTACTGCATTCATTGTATTAGTATCAATGAAATTATCAAATATGATGTATGAAGACACTGAAATAGAGGCAATAGCAATTGAAGCTTTTGGAAAAGAGGATGGGAAAAGTTTTGTGCAGACATTTAATCAATTAACTGCTTGGGATAATGGCAATATAGATAAATTTTTAGACTTAGCTATGAAGTATTTTAATAAGTTAGGTGAAAAATTTGAAAATAAAGATTTGACAAATATTGAAGAAAAGATATCAAAATTAACAATCAAGCAAAATCTAAAAAGTAAACAAAAAACAAAAGTTAAGAGCAGTCTATTAAATCAACTAAAATCACTTACTAGAGGTGAAGAGCTTGATGAGAATATGATTGTATCAGTTATCACGTTGCTATATCATGCAGTCTCCATTGATGGTGAAGTAAGTAATGCAGAATTAGACATCCTCGTTAACTTTATAAAAAATGAGTATCTTCTTGATGATGAAGATGTTCAAAACTTATTTAAGCAAATTAATAAAGAAGAAGATTTTGATGTTTTACTGAATGAGTTACAAGGACTACTTTCTAAAAATCAGATTGAAGATGTAGTTAAAATAATAGAAAAAATTATATCCGCTGATGATGTTATAACCAATGAAGAGCAATTACTTTTAGATGCAGTTAAAAAACAACTTTTATAA
- a CDS encoding TerB family tellurite resistance protein, whose amino-acid sequence MGFGKILGLAALGVGAVAAAPFTGGGSLFGAATLGASLAGAGAIATGAGVAGAAAGAAWSRKDDENEQKKDEEISSLNKKAEKFQQAFEDAVNEFKGDKEYFNYIIACSAVGIAAANSDGEIVKEEIDEINEFVGGISNANYPKHVVEAIAKLIDNPPTLNEAISYMKHVQKSNHESIRDLIELVIEADGKVLEEEKAFLEAFNYAMKMVKYTAEREDNDNKFVNEIKERLSA is encoded by the coding sequence ATGGGGTTTGGTAAGATTTTAGGTTTAGCAGCTTTGGGTGTAGGTGCTGTAGCAGCCGCACCATTTACAGGTGGTGGTTCGTTGTTCGGAGCAGCTACTTTAGGTGCCTCTTTAGCAGGAGCTGGAGCTATTGCAACTGGCGCAGGTGTAGCTGGTGCTGCTGCAGGAGCTGCTTGGTCAAGAAAAGATGATGAGAATGAGCAAAAAAAAGATGAGGAAATTTCTAGTTTAAATAAAAAAGCAGAAAAATTTCAACAAGCATTTGAAGATGCCGTCAATGAATTTAAAGGAGATAAAGAATATTTCAATTACATTATTGCTTGTAGTGCAGTAGGCATTGCTGCTGCAAATTCAGATGGTGAAATAGTAAAAGAAGAAATAGATGAAATTAATGAGTTTGTTGGTGGGATCTCAAATGCAAATTATCCTAAGCATGTAGTAGAAGCTATTGCTAAACTAATAGATAATCCTCCTACTTTGAATGAAGCTATCAGTTATATGAAACATGTTCAGAAGTCTAATCATGAAAGTATTAGAGATTTAATAGAACTAGTTATAGAAGCTGATGGTAAAGTTCTTGAAGAAGAAAAAGCTTTCTTAGAAGCCTTTAACTATGCTATGAAAATGGTTAAATATACTGCTGAAAGAGAAGATAATGATAATAAATTTGTAAATGAAATTAAAGAGCGACTTTCAGCCTAA
- a CDS encoding DUF4200 domain-containing protein: MSRVDRFKKRKKISESTAVYMSSDKKLVEEFLNSDINEKKMKQIYKESNEHYDFKYDFNVSQDEAKDFLIKFKKDFNDERFNQLINDCKKEVINSIVTPFGLGKVVAAYDKAGGNVNTIHNARNKDFVDSDGTEYKNGLYATDEAKENYDSRGDYNSDEYHKDKRFIDINRKHSASKKDGTATDYMTGEKIKQNDSHDLDHVVSGKEIHDDAGRVLAGMDGAELANTDMNLKPTDSSINRSKKADSMEDFLSRKNENIKKIKELKSKDNLSEKEQKELTKLEKLKKVDDKKAIEADKKAREEQDSKINKEYYTSGKFAKDTAIASGKEGAKMGIQQALGLVITEFFTAVFDEILDIYKNGFTYGFDDDRFFIVLKDRLKKIASRVTSKWKDVAIAFKDGFISGFISNLVTTVINMFVTTGKRVVRIIREGLFSLFRAVKLLTFPPEDMSYEDSMHEAKKLIASGLIVSLGVIAEEYIDKLIRGTAILEPFADELTAVFVGAITGLSITMVVYYIDKKKNDKEMVDSLMSDTNQKFDNLDVLLNRLRY; the protein is encoded by the coding sequence TTGAGTAGAGTTGATAGATTTAAAAAAAGAAAGAAAATTAGTGAGAGTACTGCTGTATATATGAGTTCAGATAAAAAATTAGTAGAAGAGTTTTTAAATTCTGATATTAACGAAAAAAAAATGAAACAAATTTATAAGGAATCTAATGAACACTATGATTTTAAATATGATTTCAATGTTTCACAAGATGAAGCAAAAGACTTTTTAATTAAATTTAAAAAGGACTTTAATGATGAGAGGTTTAATCAGCTTATAAATGATTGTAAAAAGGAAGTTATAAATTCTATTGTAACACCATTTGGACTTGGTAAGGTAGTGGCCGCATATGATAAAGCTGGAGGCAATGTTAATACAATCCATAATGCTCGCAACAAAGATTTTGTAGATTCTGATGGTACAGAATATAAGAATGGTCTATATGCAACAGATGAAGCAAAAGAAAATTATGATAGTAGAGGAGATTACAACAGTGATGAATATCATAAAGATAAAAGATTTATAGACATAAATAGAAAGCATTCTGCATCTAAAAAAGATGGAACAGCAACTGACTATATGACTGGGGAAAAAATCAAACAAAATGATAGCCATGATTTAGACCATGTAGTTTCAGGAAAAGAGATCCATGATGATGCTGGAAGAGTTTTAGCTGGTATGGATGGGGCAGAATTAGCTAATACGGACATGAATTTAAAGCCTACAGACAGTAGTATAAATAGGTCAAAAAAAGCTGATTCTATGGAAGACTTTTTAAGTAGAAAAAATGAAAATATTAAAAAGATAAAAGAGTTAAAATCAAAAGATAATTTATCTGAAAAAGAACAAAAAGAATTAACAAAACTTGAAAAGCTTAAAAAGGTTGATGATAAAAAAGCTATTGAAGCAGATAAGAAAGCAAGAGAAGAGCAAGATAGTAAAATAAATAAAGAATATTATACAAGCGGAAAATTTGCTAAAGATACTGCAATAGCAAGTGGAAAAGAAGGTGCTAAAATGGGTATACAACAAGCTTTAGGACTTGTTATTACTGAGTTCTTCACTGCTGTATTTGATGAAATTTTAGATATATACAAAAATGGCTTTACTTATGGCTTTGACGATGATAGATTTTTTATAGTATTAAAAGATAGATTAAAAAAGATAGCAAGCAGAGTAACAAGTAAGTGGAAAGATGTTGCTATTGCTTTTAAAGATGGTTTCATCTCTGGATTTATATCAAATTTAGTAACTACTGTTATTAATATGTTTGTAACAACTGGAAAAAGAGTTGTTAGAATTATAAGGGAAGGACTTTTTTCATTATTTAGAGCTGTTAAGTTACTTACATTTCCACCAGAAGATATGAGTTATGAAGATTCAATGCATGAGGCTAAAAAACTAATTGCTAGTGGATTAATTGTTAGTCTAGGAGTAATAGCAGAAGAGTACATTGACAAACTTATTAGAGGTACTGCAATACTAGAACCTTTTGCCGATGAACTAACTGCTGTATTTGTTGGTGCTATTACTGGTTTATCAATTACTATGGTTGTTTATTATATTGATAAGAAGAAAAATGATAAAGAAATGGTTGATTCTTTAATGAGTGATACAAATCAAAAATTTGATAATTTAGATGTATTATTAAATAGATTAAGATATTAG
- a CDS encoding helix-turn-helix domain-containing protein, whose protein sequence is MNDCKITDDDMKQIYKQIGLNVKNIRKSKKVSQLALSLAIGHKAVGTISMAELCINNKHFNIEHLVKIANVLNVDVEDFFKDIQKE, encoded by the coding sequence ATGAATGACTGTAAAATTACTGATGATGATATGAAACAGATTTATAAGCAGATAGGCTTAAATGTTAAAAACATTAGAAAATCAAAAAAGGTATCCCAGCTTGCACTGTCGTTAGCAATTGGACATAAGGCTGTAGGAACAATATCTATGGCAGAATTATGTATTAACAACAAACATTTTAATATTGAGCACTTGGTGAAAATTGCTAATGTACTTAATGTTGATGTTGAAGATTTTTTCAAAGATATACAAAAAGAATAA
- a CDS encoding tyrosine-type recombinase/integrase, whose product MATIRSRNSVLYLDYYYESKRIQRSTGFKDTKANRKMLEKEIIPELMKKIYLGDLKKPDSKKFAHYHKKFLKLHESDKSFHNRIGVYNRVNEFFGNMFVSDIKVLTVKEYLSSLNLRNSSKKDYLGCVRGTLDIALDDEEIDRNVAFGIRFKREAKAPIQPFSIDEVTLMLEKSEGMFRNYIGISLNSGLRSGEVLGLMHSDILEDRICVRRSVSQGRVTSPKTLGSVRDIPMLEALRPYLESQKKLSESLYLFDFDKTFIKDASFFKRRWHQLVKDCNMEYRKLYTTRHTFITAMLNSGKFKIMEIAAIVGHTSPEMIVKNYAGFIKDNHLKIDTNVELFKNSCCNTVTVKKMSDLKNA is encoded by the coding sequence ATGGCAACTATACGTTCTAGAAATAGTGTCTTATATCTTGATTATTATTATGAATCGAAAAGGATTCAAAGAAGTACTGGATTTAAAGATACTAAGGCAAATCGTAAGATGCTGGAAAAAGAAATAATTCCAGAACTTATGAAAAAAATATATCTTGGTGATTTGAAAAAACCTGATTCTAAAAAGTTTGCTCATTACCATAAGAAGTTTTTAAAACTTCACGAAAGCGATAAAAGCTTTCACAACAGGATAGGTGTTTACAATAGAGTAAACGAGTTCTTTGGAAATATGTTTGTATCAGATATAAAGGTTCTCACTGTAAAAGAGTACCTCTCATCACTAAACCTTAGAAATAGTAGTAAAAAAGATTATCTTGGATGTGTTAGAGGTACTCTTGATATTGCACTTGACGATGAAGAGATAGATAGAAATGTAGCTTTTGGTATTAGGTTTAAAAGAGAAGCTAAAGCTCCTATACAACCTTTTTCTATTGATGAAGTCACATTAATGCTTGAAAAGTCAGAAGGTATGTTTAGAAACTACATAGGTATATCATTAAATAGTGGTTTGAGAAGTGGTGAAGTATTAGGACTCATGCATAGTGATATCTTAGAAGATAGAATATGTGTAAGGCGTTCTGTATCTCAAGGTCGTGTCACATCACCAAAGACACTTGGAAGTGTCAGAGATATTCCAATGCTTGAAGCTCTTAGACCATACCTAGAGAGCCAAAAGAAGTTAAGTGAATCACTTTACCTATTTGACTTTGATAAGACGTTTATAAAGGACGCTTCATTCTTTAAAAGAAGATGGCATCAACTAGTAAAAGATTGTAATATGGAGTATAGAAAACTTTATACGACAAGACATACTTTTATAACTGCGATGTTAAATAGTGGAAAGTTTAAAATAATGGAAATTGCAGCCATTGTCGGACACACTTCACCAGAGATGATTGTTAAAAACTATGCAGGTTTTATAAAAGATAATCACTTGAAAATCGATACAAATGTAGAGCTCTTTAAAAATAGCTGTTGCAATACCGTGACAGTTAAAAAAATGAGTGATTTGAAAAACGCTTGA
- a CDS encoding efflux RND transporter permease subunit, giving the protein MIRRFLEFAIDKPLLNHILLTFIVLLSIFAYINIPKEIFPPMNMDKIIISGGYSGTSADVLDKMVVKSIEDDIQNIDELDNIKTTIKNGSFSITSDIKTGSDNITVLSDVKDIVSSVKKDLPADMAEPIAKIQLHNFPLVLIALAGDKSKKELLNLAEDLKSELSQLKDLSDITIRGDADDELVITLNEQKLLAFGLNPSLAVASLRNISSIFPIGTIKERGKHLYISTFNGEKNKESIENTIISVGAARVRIGDIADIEFKLSDESELSHYNGARNVSINVTKSKDGNAISLVKQIREILKNKTNKSEEVQYEIYTDTSIWIKNRLNTVFANIVFGLMLVFLAMLIFINRGIAIVVAIGIPVSFMIGLITTELMGDSLNMLSLLGALIALGMLVDEAIVVAENIYRHLEEGMERREACIVGATEMFPAVLTATLTTVFAFLPMLLLTGEMGMFIKIIPIMITVLLLSSLFEAFYFLPLHAHDFLKVSHDESFTKRLWKRFGSWHSKALHFVFRAKWISLIVIVVSILALTFVFIKNSKFQLFPDFDNTQIYVYGTVNVNSELEDTEKIVTELEKKLLENTNKSDFSSITSVIGFKMDAKNMVETGDNFFHIFIDLKERAPTNVFDTYISPYLSIEYNAEALTRQKNAEDIAKVLKKIIEPFKKLKDGENLVYEELVVKVPGAGVVASDIELSLSGKSEKDILKGVKYLGSTLEKIEGVSNVSDDANPGEKELKLRVNEYGQQLGFNEEVISNELRSYYLKGEYGKMFNDEGLVRIKIESGINKKISSIDNIEVQVPGTDNYVALSDVCEFIMIQGFVALKKEDGTRIRTVLATLNKKVITSSEAMKELEPAFLKLRKDGYKIDIKGEEKENAKNKREMMQSAIIAIFLIFITLVWLFDSIKKSLIVISTIPLVLLGVYFGHWVMGINLTMPGMIGIVGLAGVVVNDGLIVVNFIKHADDTEELMKRAGTRLRPILLTSLTTVLGLSTLIFFASGQAMILQPMAISLGFGIAWATVLNLIYVPLLYAVVFKIKDRVQ; this is encoded by the coding sequence ATGATCCGTCGCTTTTTAGAGTTTGCAATAGATAAACCACTCTTAAACCATATACTTTTAACTTTTATAGTTTTGCTCTCTATTTTTGCATATATAAATATTCCCAAAGAGATATTTCCACCTATGAATATGGATAAAATCATCATTAGCGGTGGTTACTCCGGGACATCTGCTGATGTTCTTGATAAGATGGTTGTAAAGAGCATAGAAGATGATATTCAAAATATAGATGAACTTGACAACATAAAAACTACTATTAAAAATGGTTCTTTCTCAATCACCAGTGATATAAAAACTGGTTCTGACAATATAACAGTCCTGAGTGATGTAAAAGACATAGTCAGCAGTGTAAAAAAAGATCTTCCGGCTGATATGGCAGAGCCAATCGCAAAAATTCAACTGCATAACTTTCCTCTTGTCCTAATTGCTTTAGCTGGAGATAAAAGTAAAAAAGAACTGCTTAATCTTGCAGAAGATTTAAAGAGTGAGTTGAGTCAGTTAAAGGATCTTAGTGATATCACTATTCGTGGAGATGCTGATGATGAGTTAGTTATAACTCTAAACGAGCAGAAGCTTTTAGCCTTTGGACTAAACCCTTCTCTCGCAGTAGCATCTCTAAGAAATATAAGCTCAATCTTTCCAATAGGAACTATAAAAGAGAGAGGTAAGCATCTATATATATCTACTTTTAATGGAGAAAAAAATAAAGAGAGTATTGAAAATACTATTATCAGTGTTGGAGCTGCCAGAGTCCGTATCGGTGATATAGCAGATATAGAGTTTAAACTGAGTGATGAGTCTGAACTCTCTCACTACAATGGCGCTAGAAATGTATCTATAAACGTTACAAAGTCAAAAGATGGAAATGCAATTTCTTTAGTTAAGCAGATACGCGAGATACTAAAAAACAAAACAAATAAGAGTGAAGAAGTACAGTATGAAATATATACAGATACTTCTATCTGGATTAAGAATCGTCTAAATACTGTTTTTGCAAACATAGTTTTTGGACTGATGCTTGTATTTTTAGCGATGCTTATCTTTATTAACCGCGGTATTGCTATTGTTGTTGCTATTGGAATTCCTGTTAGTTTTATGATAGGTCTGATAACTACAGAACTGATGGGAGATTCTCTGAATATGCTCTCACTTCTTGGTGCTCTTATAGCTCTAGGAATGCTTGTGGATGAGGCTATAGTTGTTGCTGAAAACATTTATCGTCATCTAGAAGAGGGCATGGAAAGAAGGGAAGCCTGTATAGTTGGTGCTACTGAGATGTTTCCAGCTGTATTAACTGCAACTCTGACTACTGTTTTTGCATTTTTACCTATGCTACTACTTACTGGTGAGATGGGAATGTTTATAAAAATAATCCCTATCATGATAACCGTGCTACTTCTCTCTTCACTTTTTGAGGCATTTTATTTTTTACCTCTTCATGCACATGATTTTTTAAAAGTCTCACATGATGAAAGCTTTACAAAAAGGCTTTGGAAGAGATTTGGTTCTTGGCATAGTAAAGCACTTCACTTTGTTTTTAGAGCAAAGTGGATTTCACTTATCGTTATAGTTGTATCGATTCTCGCTTTGACATTTGTGTTTATTAAAAACTCAAAGTTTCAGCTATTTCCAGACTTTGATAACACTCAAATATATGTATATGGCACAGTTAACGTAAATAGCGAGCTTGAAGATACAGAGAAGATAGTAACAGAATTAGAAAAAAAGCTTTTAGAAAATACAAATAAATCAGATTTCTCTTCTATTACTTCTGTTATTGGATTTAAGATGGATGCTAAGAATATGGTTGAGACAGGAGATAATTTTTTCCATATATTCATTGATTTAAAAGAGCGTGCGCCTACTAATGTTTTTGATACTTACATAAGTCCTTATCTTTCTATAGAGTACAATGCAGAGGCCCTTACCAGACAGAAAAATGCGGAAGATATAGCTAAAGTTCTAAAAAAGATCATAGAGCCATTTAAAAAACTCAAAGATGGTGAAAATTTAGTTTATGAAGAACTTGTTGTTAAAGTTCCTGGAGCTGGTGTTGTTGCATCTGATATAGAACTAAGTCTAAGCGGAAAGAGTGAAAAAGATATTTTAAAAGGTGTTAAGTATCTTGGAAGTACACTTGAAAAGATAGAAGGTGTAAGTAATGTCTCAGATGACGCAAATCCTGGAGAGAAAGAACTAAAGCTCCGTGTAAATGAGTATGGACAGCAACTTGGCTTTAATGAAGAGGTTATATCCAATGAACTTAGATCGTACTACCTAAAAGGTGAGTATGGAAAGATGTTTAACGATGAAGGGCTTGTTCGTATAAAGATAGAGAGTGGTATAAACAAAAAAATAAGCTCTATAGATAACATAGAGGTTCAAGTTCCAGGAACTGATAACTATGTAGCTCTAAGTGATGTTTGTGAGTTTATAATGATTCAAGGCTTTGTAGCACTTAAAAAAGAAGACGGAACTAGAATAAGAACAGTTCTGGCAACTCTAAATAAAAAAGTAATAACTTCTTCTGAAGCTATGAAAGAACTAGAACCTGCATTTCTTAAGCTTAGAAAAGATGGATACAAGATAGACATAAAAGGTGAAGAAAAAGAGAACGCTAAAAACAAAAGAGAGATGATGCAGTCTGCAATAATTGCTATCTTTTTGATTTTTATCACTCTGGTTTGGCTGTTTGACTCCATAAAAAAATCGCTTATAGTTATCAGCACTATTCCTCTTGTCTTGCTTGGTGTATATTTTGGACACTGGGTAATGGGTATAAATCTTACGATGCCTGGAATGATAGGAATAGTTGGACTTGCAGGGGTTGTTGTAAATGATGGGCTTATTGTGGTGAACTTCATCAAACATGCAGATGATACAGAGGAGTTGATGAAGAGGGCAGGGACAAGGCTAAGACCTATTCTCCTTACGTCTTTAACGACAGTTCTTGGGCTTTCTACGCTTATCTTCTTTGCATCTGGACAGGCTATGATACTTCAACCAATGGCAATTTCTTTAGGCTTTGGAATCGCTTGGGCAACAGTACTTAACTTGATTTACGTACCTTTACTTTATGCAGTTGTATTTAAAATCAAAGATAGGGTGCAATAA